The Aeromicrobium yanjiei genome includes a region encoding these proteins:
- a CDS encoding DUF4177 domain-containing protein, which yields MTKWEYLTAPVLVHATKQILDNFGQDGWELVQIVPGMNPENLVAYFKRPAS from the coding sequence ATGACGAAATGGGAGTACCTCACCGCCCCGGTCCTCGTGCACGCCACGAAGCAGATCCTCGACAACTTCGGCCAGGACGGCTGGGAGCTCGTGCAGATCGTTCCCGGCATGAACCCGGAGAACCTGGTCGCCTACTTCAAGCGCCCGGCGAGCTGA